The following coding sequences lie in one Osmerus mordax isolate fOsmMor3 chromosome 13, fOsmMor3.pri, whole genome shotgun sequence genomic window:
- the mylk3 gene encoding myosin light chain kinase 3, translating into MSKSASLTTCIAKMYEGGKLDGSGAPVIPVKKPPNSNSLLSTLGGMEVKLSQLEGKVERIASSQTEVLQRLDAVCQGLGSLAKDPGQFRKDREPERDRASQGGDHNKSSAGGDPALFSEVRALCGETVAMLKSLQQDGRWQREKMEGIECSVSAVDKMLGYVGEVFRSSKVVEFILKGVVPWRLKGLLGSTEEQKRDKSEESNAKPKACVCDQETQVEEQGLGPEEEVKAPDPVPPGHSESPKNKAELPAKHEKALCPTTSEDGVSRGPRKPKEVTLRSREASRVQTFAPESQEGLAGTQGPEEAAAVEEELDRAPELTERSVVAEGVAMETEVPKAPEAAVSPQPSSPPEEPEPEKEKAPDTAPLPPRPEDMVPSPSQDSTMTPPDSTMTPPDSTMTPPDSTMTPPDSTMTPPDSTMTPPDSTMAAGPENSQDCSETKVCVDVEFKPETGPVPVSPEVQSKPKELVEAQSMAGTEAECVKPSPQVAFSLQGRMSTGNSLVPALESQFVVVDDCPPLPAPFEHRIVSAKQVPMGSYYAVKPNEVLGGGRFGQVHKCAELSSGLTLAAKIIKVKGMRERDEVKNEIGVMNQLNHVNLIQLYDAFESRTNLTLIMEYVEGGELFDRIVDESYQLTELDAIVFTRQICEGVQYLHQQYILHLDLKPENILCVSSTGNQIKIIDFGLARKYRPREKLKVNFGTPEFLAPEVVNYDFVSFPTDMWSVGVITYMLLSGLSPFLGDNDTETMNNILHANWDFDSEAFENVSEEAKDFISRLLIPSKCSRLSASGCMKHSWLNNLEEKAKLHSVRLKSQVKLQRYLTVHRQWKKHFYVVAAANRLKRFHQNRTFNPA; encoded by the exons ATGAGTAAATCAGCCTCTCTGACCACCTGCATAGCCAAGATGTACGAGGGGGGGAAGCTGGATGGTTCAGGGGCTCCTGTCATTCCAGTCAAGAAGCCCCccaattcaaacagcctcctgagCACTCTGGGAGGAATGGAGGTCAAACTGAGTCAGCTGGAAGGGAAGGTGGAGCGGATCGCCTCCAGCCAGACTGAGGTGCTGCAGAGGCTGGATGCCGTGTGCCAGGGCCTGGGCTCTCTGGCGAAGGATCCGGGCCAGttcaggaaagacagagagccagaAAGGGACAGGGCGTCTCAAGGGGGAGACCACAACAAAAGCTCTGCTGGAGGAGACCCTGCCTTGTTTTCGGAGGTCAGGGCCTTGTGTGGGGAGACTGTGGCCATGCTCAAGAGTCTCCAGCAGGACGGtaggtggcagagagagaaaatggagggaaTTGAGTGCTCGGTCTCGGCCGTGGACAAGATGCTAGGATACGTTGGGGAGGTGTTCAGAAGCTCCAAGGTGGTGGAGTTCATCTTGAAAGGCGTTGTTCCCTGGAGACTGAAAGGGCTGCTAGGCAGCACTGAGGAACAG AAAAGGGACAAATCAGAGGAGAGCAATGCCAAGCCCAAAGCCTGCGTCTGTGACCAGGAAAcccaggtggaggagcaggggttgGGTCCTGAAGAGGAGGTGAAAGCTCCAGACCCAGTCCCACCAGGCCACTCGGAGTCTCCAAAGAACAAGGCTGAGCTCCCCGCCAAGCACGAGAAGGCCCTGTGCCCCACTACCAGTGAGGATGGGGTCAGCAGAGGTCCTCGCAAGCCCAAGGAAGTCACCCTCAGGAGCAGAGAGGCCAGCCGGGTCCAGACCTTTGCCCCTGAAAGCCAGGAGGGGCTTGCTGGGACTCAGGGGCCGGAGGAGGCTgctgctgtggaggaggagctggacag AGCCCCAGAACTGACAGAGAGATCTGTGGTTGCTGAgggggttgccatggagacggaGGTTCCCAAAGCACCAGAGGCTGCAGTGTCACcgcagccctccagcccccctgaggagccagagccagagaaagagaaagcccctgacactgcccccctccctcccaggccaGAGGACATGgttcccagccccagccaagaCTCAACCATGACTCCACCAGACTCCACCATGACTCCACCAGACTCAACCATGACTCCACCAGACTCCACCATGACTCCACCAGACTCCACCATGACTCCACCAGACTCCACCATGACTCCACCAGACTCCACCATGGCAGCTGGACCAGAGAACAGCCAGGACTGCAGTGAGACAAAAGTCTGTGTGGATGTAGAGTTCAAACCAGAGACTGGGCCAGTGCCTGTTAGCCCTGAGGTCCAGTCAAAGCCTAAAGAGCTGGTGGAGGCTCAGTCCAtggctgggactgaggctgaATGTGTGAAGCCAAGCCCTCAGGTAGCATTTTCCCTGCAGGGTAGAATGTCCACAGGAAACAGCCTAGTGCCTGCCCTTGAATCACAGTTTGTGGTTGTTG atgactgccctcctctccctgctccttttGAACACCGTATCGTGAGTGCCAAGCAGGTCCCAATGGGCTCCTACTACGCTGTGAAGCCCAATGAGGTCCTGGGAGG AGGCAGGTTTGGTCAAGTCCACAAGTGTGCAGAGCTGTCGTCAGGACTGACTTTGGCTGCAAAGATTATAAAAGTCAAAggaatgagggagagg GATGAAGTGAAAAATGAAATCGGGGTAATGAACCAACTGAACCATGTCAATTTGATTCAACTTTACGACGCCTTTGAATCCAGGACGAATCTTACACTAATCATGGAGTA TGTGGAAGGTGGCGAGCTGTTTGACCGCATCGTTGACGAGAGCTACCAGTTGACGGAGCTGGATGCCATAGTGTTTACCAGACAGATCTGTGAAGGAGTGCAGTACCTCCACCAGCAATACATCCTCCATTTGGACCTCAAG CCAGAGAACATCCTGTGTGTCAGCTCAACAGGAAACCAGATCAAAATCATAGACTTTGGTCTGGCCAGAAA gTACAGGCCCAGGGAGAAGCTTAAGGTGAATTTTGGCACTCCGGAATTCTTGGCTCCTGAGGTTGTAAATTACGACTTTGTCTCCTTCCCGACAGACATGTGGAGCGTGGGAGTCATAACATACATGCT acTGAGTGGCCTCTCTCCATTCCTGGGTGATAACGACACAGAGACCATGAACAACATTCTTCATGCCAACTGGGATTTCGACTCGGAGGCCTTCGAGAACGTTTCTGAGGAGGCTAAGGATTTCATCTCCAGACTGCTCATCCCATCCAAATG CAGTCGGTTGAGTGCCTCTGGGTGTATGAAACATAGCTGGTTGAATAACCTAGAAGAGAAAGCTAAGCTCCACAGCGTACGGCTCAAGTCCCAAGTCAAGCTTCAGCGCTACCTGACAGTTCATCGTCAGTGGAAG AAGCACTTTTATGTGGTTGCAGCAGCCAATCGTCTGAAGAGGTTTCACCAGAATCGCACCTTCAACCCAGCGTAA
- the orc6 gene encoding origin recognition complex subunit 6 isoform X1, translating to MDKHMFTKLASRMGISSLRVISQAEEYIRLSQVKCTGLCNSTATSKAVICLELAATCMKLPIDKVYAIQLSGLNKKLYQSDLKSMECLLGLEPHLGLRDLAVQYGCMDAVKLAAQILERYEASLPAAQQQDLDLSKPLFTTAALCTACKCLKMKVDRKLALSSGAKKGIFDRLCTLLLRLGQEMGKETTTLKPPIKAHLKRQKTLMESIELAEHEDELCMSPKQQREESKESVTQDYEAWKRKILENALKAKNVHS from the exons ATGGACAAACACATGTTTACGAAACTTGCATCGAGAATGGGTATAAGCTCCTTGAGAGTAATAAG CCAAGCAGAAGAATATATTCGGTTATCTCAGGTGAAATGCACAGGACTTTGCAACAGCACGGCCACAAGCAAAGCTGTGATCTGCCTGGAGCTGGCCGCAACTTGTATGAAGCTACCCATTGACAAA GTGTATGCCATACAATTATCCGGATTAAATAAGAAGCTGTATCAGAGTGATCTGAAGTCCATGGAGTGTCTCCTGGGTCTTGAGCCTCACCTGGGCTTGAGAGATCTGGCTGTGCAGTACGGGTGCATGGACGCTGTCAAACTTGCTGCACAGATACTTGAAAG GTATGAGGCTAGTCTACCAGCTGCCCAGCAACAAGACCTGGACCTGTCTAAACCCCTCTTTACAACAGCCGCCCTGTGCACTGCTTGCAA GTGTCTGAAGATGAAAGTGGACAGGAAGCTAGCTTTGTCATCCGGTGCTAAGAAGGGGATTTTTGACAGGCTGTGCACCCTGCTACTGAGGCTGGGCCAGGAGATGGGCA AAGAAACCACTACGTTGAAGCCCCCAATAAAAGCACATCTAAAACGACAGAAGACCCTGATGGAGAGCATTGAACTGGCAGAGCATG AGGATGAGCTGTGTATGTCGCCAaagcaacagagagaggagtcaaAGGAAAGTGTCACACAAGACTACGAGGCATGGAAGAGGAAGATTTTAGAAAATGCCCTGAAAGCCAAAAATGTACACTCATGA
- the orc6 gene encoding origin recognition complex subunit 6 isoform X2, translated as MDKHMFTKLASRMGISSLRVISQAEEYIRLSQVKCTGLCNSTATSKAVICLELAATCMKLPIDKVYAIQLSGLNKKLYQSDLKSMECLLGLEPHLGLRDLAVQYGCMDAVKLAAQILERYEASLPAAQQQDLDLSKPLFTTAALCTACKCLKMKVDRKLALSSGAKKGIFDRLCTLLLRLGQEMGKTTTLKPPIKAHLKRQKTLMESIELAEHEDELCMSPKQQREESKESVTQDYEAWKRKILENALKAKNVHS; from the exons ATGGACAAACACATGTTTACGAAACTTGCATCGAGAATGGGTATAAGCTCCTTGAGAGTAATAAG CCAAGCAGAAGAATATATTCGGTTATCTCAGGTGAAATGCACAGGACTTTGCAACAGCACGGCCACAAGCAAAGCTGTGATCTGCCTGGAGCTGGCCGCAACTTGTATGAAGCTACCCATTGACAAA GTGTATGCCATACAATTATCCGGATTAAATAAGAAGCTGTATCAGAGTGATCTGAAGTCCATGGAGTGTCTCCTGGGTCTTGAGCCTCACCTGGGCTTGAGAGATCTGGCTGTGCAGTACGGGTGCATGGACGCTGTCAAACTTGCTGCACAGATACTTGAAAG GTATGAGGCTAGTCTACCAGCTGCCCAGCAACAAGACCTGGACCTGTCTAAACCCCTCTTTACAACAGCCGCCCTGTGCACTGCTTGCAA GTGTCTGAAGATGAAAGTGGACAGGAAGCTAGCTTTGTCATCCGGTGCTAAGAAGGGGATTTTTGACAGGCTGTGCACCCTGCTACTGAGGCTGGGCCAGGAGATGGGCA AAACCACTACGTTGAAGCCCCCAATAAAAGCACATCTAAAACGACAGAAGACCCTGATGGAGAGCATTGAACTGGCAGAGCATG AGGATGAGCTGTGTATGTCGCCAaagcaacagagagaggagtcaaAGGAAAGTGTCACACAAGACTACGAGGCATGGAAGAGGAAGATTTTAGAAAATGCCCTGAAAGCCAAAAATGTACACTCATGA
- the vps35 gene encoding vacuolar protein sorting-associated protein 35 isoform X2, with protein sequence MQSPQDEQEKLLDEAVQAVKVQSFQMKRCLDKNKLMDALKHASNMLGELRTSMLSPKSYYELYMAISDELHYLEVYLTDEFAKGRKVADLYELVQYAGNIIPRLYLLITVGVVYVRSFPQSRKDILKDLVEMCRGVQHPLRGLFLRNYLLQCTRNILPDDGEQAEGGEEMTGDINDSIDFVLLNFAEMNKLWVRMQHQGHSRDREKREKERQELRILVGTNLVRLSQLEGVNVDKYKQIVLSGVLEQVVNCRDPLAQEYLMECIIQVFPDEFHLQTLNPFLRSCAELHQHVNVKNIIIALIDRLALFAHREDGPGIPAEIKLFDIFSQQVATVIQSRQDMPSEDVVSLQVSLINLAMKCYPDRVDYVDKVLESTVDIFNKLNLEHIATSSAVSKELTRLLKIPVDTYNNILTVLQLKHFPPLFEYFDYESRKSMSCYVLSNTLDYSTVIISQEQVDAILSLVSTLIQDQPDQPAEDPDPEDFAEEQSLVGRFIHLLHSDDPDQQYLILNTARKHFGAGGNQRIRYTLPPLVFAAYQLAFRYKDNSSSDDKWEKKCQKIFSFAHHTISALIKAELAELPLRLFLQGALAAGEVGFENHETVAYEFMSQAFSLYEDEISDSKAQLAAITLIIGTFERTRCFSEENHEPLRTQCALAASKLLKKPDQCRAVSICAHLFWSGRNTDKSGDEIRDGKRVMECLKKALKIANQCMDPSLQVQLFIEILNRYVCFYERENDAVTVQVLNQLIQKIREDLPNLEASEETEQINKHFHNTLEHLRLQRESPESEGPAYEGLVL encoded by the exons ATG CAGTCGCCCCAGGACGAGCAGGAGAAGCTTCTGGATGAAGCTGTTCAGGCTGTCAAGGTGCAGTCATTTCAGATGAAGCGATGCCTG GACAAGAACAAACTGATGGATGCCCTGAAACATGCCTCCAACATGCTGGGGGAACTCAGGACCTCCATGCTGTCTCCAAAAAGCTACTATGAACTCT ACATGGCCATCTCTGACGAGCTCCACTACCTGGAGGTGTACCTGACGGATGAATTTGCTAAGGGCAGAAAGGTGGCTGACCTGTACGAGTTGGTCCAGTACGCAGGCAACATCATCCCCAGACT GTACCTGCTGATAACCGTGGGGGTGGTGTACGTGCGCTCCTTCCCTCAGTCCCGTAAGGACATCCTGAAGGACCTGGTGGAGATGTGTCGCGGGGTGCAGCACCCTCTGCGTGGCCTGTTCCTCCGAAACTACCTGCTGCAGTGCACCCGCAACATCCTGCCCGACGACGGGGAGCAGGCAGA gggaggggaggagatgacggGAGACATCAACGACTCCATCGACTTTGTCCTGCTCAACTTTGCCGAGATGAACAAGCTGTGGGTGCGCATGCAGCACCAGGGCCACAGCCGCGaccgggagaagagggagaaggagaggcaggagctCCGCATCCTGGTGGGCACCAACCTCGTCCGTCTCAGCCAGCTGGAGGGGGTCAACGTGGACAAGTACAAACAG ATTGTGctgtcaggtgtgctggagcaggttgTGAACTGCAGGGATCCCTTGGCCCAGGAGTACCTGATGGAGTGCATTATCCAG GTCTTCCCAGATGAGTTCCACCTGCAGACGCTCAACCCCTTCCTGCGCTCCTGCGCTGAGCTGCACCAGCACGTCAACGTCAAGAACATCATTATCGCTCTCATTGACAG ACTGGCGCTGTTTGCTCACAGAGAAGACGGTCCGGGAATCCCTGCTGAGATCAAGCTGTTTGACATTTTCTCCCAACAAGTGGCCACAGTCATACAG TCTCGCCAGGACATGCCGTCGGAGGATGTGGTGTCCCTGCAGGTGTCCCTCATCAACCTGGCCATGAAGTGCTACCCTGACAGGGTGGACTATGTAGACAAGGTGCTGGAGAGCACCGTGGACATCTTTAATAAGCTCAACCTGGAACA CATCGCCACCAGCAGTGCGGTGTCCAAGGAGCTGACGCGTCTTCTGAAGATCCCGGTGGACACCTACAACAACATCCTGACTGTGCTGCAGCTCAAGCACTTCCCCCCGCTGTTCGAGTACTTCGACTACGAGTCGCGCAAGAGCATGAGCTGCTACGTGCTGAGCAACACCCTGGACTACAGCACCGTCATCATCTCCCAGGAACAG GTTGATGCTATCCTCAGCTTGGTGTCAACGCTGATTCAGGACCAGCCCGACCAGCCGGCTGAGGACCCAGACCCTGAGGACTTTGCAGAGGAGCAAAGCCTTGTGGGTCGTttcatccacctcctccactccgATGACCCCGACCAACAGTACCTG ATTCTTAACACAGCCAGGAAGCACTTTGGTGCAGGAGGCAACCAGAGGATTCGCTACACTCTGCCCCCTCTGGTCTTTGCTGCCTACCAGCTGGCCTTCCGCTACAAAGACAACTCCTCCTCT GACGACAAGTGGGAGAAGAAATGTCAGAAGATCTTCTCGTTTGCCCACCACACCATCAGCGCCCTGATCAAGGCGGAGCTGGCGGAGCTGCCCCTCAGGCTGTTCCTGCAGGGGGCGCTGGCGGCCGGCGAGGTCGGCTTTGAGAACCACGAGACGGTGGCTTACGAGTTCATGTCCCAG gcCTTCTCTCTGTACGAGGATGAGATCAGCGACTCCAAGGCGCAGCTGGCGgccatcaccctcatcatcgGCACGTTTGAGCGGACGCGCTGCTTCAGCGAGGAGAACCACGAGCCACTCCGCACGCAGTGTGCCCTCGCCGCCTCCAAACTGCTCAAGAAGCCCGACCAGTGTCGCGCCGTCAGCATCTGCGCTCACCTCTTCTGGTCCGGACGCAACACGGACAAGAGCGGCGACGAG ATCAGGGATGGGAAGAGGGTTATGGAGTGTCTGAAGAAGGCCTTGAAGATCGCCAACCAGTGCATGGACCCTTCGTTGCAAGTGCAGCTGTTCATCGAGATCCTCAACAGATACGTCTGCTTCTACGAGCGGGAGAACGATGCG GTCACGGTGCAGGTTCTGAACCAGCTGATCCAGAAGATCCGGGAGGACCTTCCCAACCTGGAGGCCAGCGAGGAGACGGAGCAGATTAACAAACACTTCCACAACACACTGGAGCACCTGCGCCTGCAGAGAGAGTCCCCCGAATCTGAGGGCCCGGCGTACGAGGGCCTGGTTCTGTAG
- the vps35 gene encoding vacuolar protein sorting-associated protein 35 isoform X1 codes for MPTMQQSPQDEQEKLLDEAVQAVKVQSFQMKRCLDKNKLMDALKHASNMLGELRTSMLSPKSYYELYMAISDELHYLEVYLTDEFAKGRKVADLYELVQYAGNIIPRLYLLITVGVVYVRSFPQSRKDILKDLVEMCRGVQHPLRGLFLRNYLLQCTRNILPDDGEQAEGGEEMTGDINDSIDFVLLNFAEMNKLWVRMQHQGHSRDREKREKERQELRILVGTNLVRLSQLEGVNVDKYKQIVLSGVLEQVVNCRDPLAQEYLMECIIQVFPDEFHLQTLNPFLRSCAELHQHVNVKNIIIALIDRLALFAHREDGPGIPAEIKLFDIFSQQVATVIQSRQDMPSEDVVSLQVSLINLAMKCYPDRVDYVDKVLESTVDIFNKLNLEHIATSSAVSKELTRLLKIPVDTYNNILTVLQLKHFPPLFEYFDYESRKSMSCYVLSNTLDYSTVIISQEQVDAILSLVSTLIQDQPDQPAEDPDPEDFAEEQSLVGRFIHLLHSDDPDQQYLILNTARKHFGAGGNQRIRYTLPPLVFAAYQLAFRYKDNSSSDDKWEKKCQKIFSFAHHTISALIKAELAELPLRLFLQGALAAGEVGFENHETVAYEFMSQAFSLYEDEISDSKAQLAAITLIIGTFERTRCFSEENHEPLRTQCALAASKLLKKPDQCRAVSICAHLFWSGRNTDKSGDEIRDGKRVMECLKKALKIANQCMDPSLQVQLFIEILNRYVCFYERENDAVTVQVLNQLIQKIREDLPNLEASEETEQINKHFHNTLEHLRLQRESPESEGPAYEGLVL; via the exons ATG CCTACCATGCAGCAGTCGCCCCAGGACGAGCAGGAGAAGCTTCTGGATGAAGCTGTTCAGGCTGTCAAGGTGCAGTCATTTCAGATGAAGCGATGCCTG GACAAGAACAAACTGATGGATGCCCTGAAACATGCCTCCAACATGCTGGGGGAACTCAGGACCTCCATGCTGTCTCCAAAAAGCTACTATGAACTCT ACATGGCCATCTCTGACGAGCTCCACTACCTGGAGGTGTACCTGACGGATGAATTTGCTAAGGGCAGAAAGGTGGCTGACCTGTACGAGTTGGTCCAGTACGCAGGCAACATCATCCCCAGACT GTACCTGCTGATAACCGTGGGGGTGGTGTACGTGCGCTCCTTCCCTCAGTCCCGTAAGGACATCCTGAAGGACCTGGTGGAGATGTGTCGCGGGGTGCAGCACCCTCTGCGTGGCCTGTTCCTCCGAAACTACCTGCTGCAGTGCACCCGCAACATCCTGCCCGACGACGGGGAGCAGGCAGA gggaggggaggagatgacggGAGACATCAACGACTCCATCGACTTTGTCCTGCTCAACTTTGCCGAGATGAACAAGCTGTGGGTGCGCATGCAGCACCAGGGCCACAGCCGCGaccgggagaagagggagaaggagaggcaggagctCCGCATCCTGGTGGGCACCAACCTCGTCCGTCTCAGCCAGCTGGAGGGGGTCAACGTGGACAAGTACAAACAG ATTGTGctgtcaggtgtgctggagcaggttgTGAACTGCAGGGATCCCTTGGCCCAGGAGTACCTGATGGAGTGCATTATCCAG GTCTTCCCAGATGAGTTCCACCTGCAGACGCTCAACCCCTTCCTGCGCTCCTGCGCTGAGCTGCACCAGCACGTCAACGTCAAGAACATCATTATCGCTCTCATTGACAG ACTGGCGCTGTTTGCTCACAGAGAAGACGGTCCGGGAATCCCTGCTGAGATCAAGCTGTTTGACATTTTCTCCCAACAAGTGGCCACAGTCATACAG TCTCGCCAGGACATGCCGTCGGAGGATGTGGTGTCCCTGCAGGTGTCCCTCATCAACCTGGCCATGAAGTGCTACCCTGACAGGGTGGACTATGTAGACAAGGTGCTGGAGAGCACCGTGGACATCTTTAATAAGCTCAACCTGGAACA CATCGCCACCAGCAGTGCGGTGTCCAAGGAGCTGACGCGTCTTCTGAAGATCCCGGTGGACACCTACAACAACATCCTGACTGTGCTGCAGCTCAAGCACTTCCCCCCGCTGTTCGAGTACTTCGACTACGAGTCGCGCAAGAGCATGAGCTGCTACGTGCTGAGCAACACCCTGGACTACAGCACCGTCATCATCTCCCAGGAACAG GTTGATGCTATCCTCAGCTTGGTGTCAACGCTGATTCAGGACCAGCCCGACCAGCCGGCTGAGGACCCAGACCCTGAGGACTTTGCAGAGGAGCAAAGCCTTGTGGGTCGTttcatccacctcctccactccgATGACCCCGACCAACAGTACCTG ATTCTTAACACAGCCAGGAAGCACTTTGGTGCAGGAGGCAACCAGAGGATTCGCTACACTCTGCCCCCTCTGGTCTTTGCTGCCTACCAGCTGGCCTTCCGCTACAAAGACAACTCCTCCTCT GACGACAAGTGGGAGAAGAAATGTCAGAAGATCTTCTCGTTTGCCCACCACACCATCAGCGCCCTGATCAAGGCGGAGCTGGCGGAGCTGCCCCTCAGGCTGTTCCTGCAGGGGGCGCTGGCGGCCGGCGAGGTCGGCTTTGAGAACCACGAGACGGTGGCTTACGAGTTCATGTCCCAG gcCTTCTCTCTGTACGAGGATGAGATCAGCGACTCCAAGGCGCAGCTGGCGgccatcaccctcatcatcgGCACGTTTGAGCGGACGCGCTGCTTCAGCGAGGAGAACCACGAGCCACTCCGCACGCAGTGTGCCCTCGCCGCCTCCAAACTGCTCAAGAAGCCCGACCAGTGTCGCGCCGTCAGCATCTGCGCTCACCTCTTCTGGTCCGGACGCAACACGGACAAGAGCGGCGACGAG ATCAGGGATGGGAAGAGGGTTATGGAGTGTCTGAAGAAGGCCTTGAAGATCGCCAACCAGTGCATGGACCCTTCGTTGCAAGTGCAGCTGTTCATCGAGATCCTCAACAGATACGTCTGCTTCTACGAGCGGGAGAACGATGCG GTCACGGTGCAGGTTCTGAACCAGCTGATCCAGAAGATCCGGGAGGACCTTCCCAACCTGGAGGCCAGCGAGGAGACGGAGCAGATTAACAAACACTTCCACAACACACTGGAGCACCTGCGCCTGCAGAGAGAGTCCCCCGAATCTGAGGGCCCGGCGTACGAGGGCCTGGTTCTGTAG
- the hrh3 gene encoding histamine H3 receptor — protein sequence MQSEFPSILLGVGSPTPVTPQWKSEDILSNLTFASHGNATTVGEMEMPGNRRTQYGQFSPSTSVFLAVLMTLLVFATVLGNALVILAFIVEKGLRTQGNFFFLNLAIADFLVGGFCIPVYIPYVLTGEWRLGRGLCKLWLVVDYTLCTASVFNIVLISFDRFLSVTRAVSYRCQKGVNRGAVMKMLSVWMAAFLLYGPAIISWEYATGSSVVPDLECHAEFYFNWYFLMTASTFEFFTPFVTVTYLNVSIYMNIRRRKLMRDETPADTVVAGGSCEMEELGLAGGGRGGGLQQVFFVRSLEAEGRRNHTRLVRAKPRNFTLPSAKVSVVRGNSSLGRGKDSTLLDLPPLQMAEMVVQHPSENAFHPQRSRSDVAASRFRLSRDKKVAKSLAVIVCVFGLCWAPYTLLMIIRAACHAQCVQHYLYEISFWLLWINSSINPILYPLCHTSFRRAFSKLLCPTKVKIQPQYMEQKY from the exons ATGCAATCCGAATTCCCATCGATTTTGTTGGGCGTCGGATCTCCGACACCTGTCACCCCCCAATGGAAATCGGAAGATATTCTAAGCAATTTGACCTTCGCTTCCCATGGAAATGCAACGACCGTAGGTGAGATGGAGATGCCAGGTAACCGGCGCACACAGTATGGACagttctctccttccacctcggTGTTTCTGGCGGTACTTATGACGCTCCTTGTCTTTGCAACAGTGCTAGGAAACGCGCTCGTAATTCTAGCTTTCATTGTGGAAAAAGGTTTACGCACTCAGGGCAACTTTTTCTTTTTGAATCTGGCCATAGCAGATTTTCTTGTCG GAGGATTTTGCATTCCAGTGTACATCCCTTATGTCCTGACGGGCGAGTGGAGACTGGGGAGAGGTCTGTGCAAACTGTGGCTCGTGGTGGACTATACGCTGTGCACAGCATCAGTCTTCAACATCGTCCTCATCAGCTTCGACCGGTTCCTATCCGTCACTAGAGCG GTGAGCTACAGATGTCAGAAGGGAGTGAACCGGGGGGCTGTGATGAAGATGCTGAGCGTGTGGATGGCAGCCTTCCTCCTCTACGGTCCAGCCATCATCAGCTGGGAGTATGCAACGGGCAGCAGCGTGGTGCCCGACCTGGAGTGCCACGCTGAGTTCTACTTTAACTGGTACTTCCTGATGACGGCCTCCACCTTTGAGTTCTTCACGCCCTTCGTTACGGTGACCTACCTGAACGTCAGCATCTACATGAATATCCGTCGGAGGAAGCTGATGAGGGACGAGACCCCGGCCGACACCGTGGTGGCGGGGGGGAGCTGcgagatggaggagctggggttggcgggtggaggaagagggggggggctgcagcaGGTGTTCTTCGTCAGGTCGTTGGAGGCCGAGGGCCGGAGGAACCACACTCGTCTAGTCAGAGCCAAGCCGAGAAATTTCACACTGCCCAGTGCTAAAGTGTCGGTGGTGAGAGGCAACAGCAgcctggggagggggaaagacagCACCCTGCTGGACCTACCTCCACTGCAGATGGCCGAGATGGTGGTCCAGCACCCCTCGGAGAACGCCTTCCACCCCCAGAGGAGCCGCTCAGACGTGGCCGCCAGCCGCTTCCGTCTGTCCAGGGACAAGAAGGTGGCCAAGTCGCTGGCTGTGATCGTGTGCGTGTTCGGCCTCTGCTGGGCGCCATACACCCTGTTGATGATCATCCGAGCGGCATGCCATGCCCAGTGTGTCCAGCATTATCTGTATGAGATCTCCTTCTGGCTGCTGTGGATTAACTCCTCCATCAACCCGATCCTCTATCCACTGTGTCACACCAGTTTTCGAAGGGCTTTCAGCAAACTGCTCTGTCCAACCAAGGTTAAGATTCAACCTCAGTACATGGAACAGAAGTATTAA